The following are encoded together in the Streptomyces sp. NBC_00341 genome:
- a CDS encoding MMPL family transporter, with protein sequence MFERIAELAIRRPRLILVVAVVAVALMGVLGSGAFGKLLGGGYDDPASPSTRAGKVIDEKFGGETNLVLLVRAAEGRVDAPAAQRGGRALLAGLKKEKNLENVVSFWDTGSAALRSEDGREAMVLAHVKGNDTERDENAKSVIDAYTGPYKDVLTVRAGGAAAVTSEMGTQSGKDLLLAEGIAVPLTLVLLLIVFGSAVAALLPLVIGTIAIAGTFAELFLLGSVTDVSVFAVNLTTALGLGLGIDYALLMISRFREQLATGASVDDAVRRTVSTAGRTVAFSAATVAAALAALLVFPQYFLRSFGYAGVGVVAIAAFSTLFVMPALFVVLGHRVNSGRMPWSKPGRAGTRAPMWGRLAGTVMRRPALTALPVLAVLLVAASPLLGITFGTPDERVLSSGAESRQVSAVLQEKFDGNEDAALHVVIDTSVGKAPLASYAAGLSGLKGVARVESSAGTYADGRSTAAGNPALGRPDAQRINVVSALAPKSDASQDLVGEVRALAPPSGSHALVGGTDAVLVDAKGAIADRLPIAVALVVLTTFLLLFLFTGSIVQPLRALVLNMISLAATLGVMTWIFQDGHLSSLLGFTAQPMEVSMTVLMFCIAFGLSMDYEVFVTSRIKELHDLGEDNESAVTNGLGHTGRIVSAAACLLAVSFFAFGTAELSFMQLFGLGSGLAILIDAVAVRGILVPAAMRLLGRSAWYAPGFLRRVHGRFGLSEGGPAPEPAAGSPESPYVKDPAQV encoded by the coding sequence GTGTTTGAACGCATAGCCGAACTGGCCATCCGCCGGCCCCGGTTGATACTCGTCGTCGCCGTCGTGGCCGTTGCCCTCATGGGCGTCCTGGGCTCCGGCGCGTTCGGCAAGCTGCTCGGGGGCGGTTACGACGACCCGGCCTCCCCGTCCACCCGGGCCGGGAAGGTCATCGACGAGAAGTTCGGCGGGGAGACGAACCTGGTCCTGCTGGTCCGCGCCGCCGAGGGCCGCGTCGACGCCCCGGCCGCACAGCGGGGCGGCCGGGCCCTGCTGGCCGGCCTCAAGAAGGAGAAGAACCTGGAGAACGTCGTCTCGTTCTGGGACACGGGCAGCGCCGCTCTCCGCTCGGAGGACGGCCGCGAGGCCATGGTGCTCGCCCATGTGAAGGGCAACGACACCGAGCGCGACGAGAACGCCAAGAGCGTCATCGACGCCTACACCGGGCCGTACAAGGACGTGCTCACGGTCCGGGCGGGCGGCGCCGCCGCCGTGACCAGCGAGATGGGGACGCAGTCGGGCAAGGACCTGCTGCTGGCCGAGGGCATCGCCGTACCGCTGACCCTGGTGCTGCTCCTGATCGTCTTCGGCAGCGCGGTGGCCGCCCTGCTGCCGCTGGTGATCGGCACCATCGCCATCGCGGGCACGTTCGCGGAGCTCTTCCTCCTCGGCAGCGTCACCGACGTCTCCGTCTTCGCGGTCAACCTCACCACGGCGCTGGGGCTGGGCCTCGGCATCGATTACGCCCTGCTGATGATCAGCCGGTTCCGGGAACAGCTCGCGACCGGGGCGAGCGTGGACGACGCCGTACGGCGGACGGTGAGTACCGCGGGCCGTACGGTCGCGTTCTCCGCCGCGACGGTGGCGGCCGCGCTCGCGGCGCTCCTGGTGTTCCCCCAGTACTTCCTGCGCTCGTTCGGCTACGCCGGGGTCGGGGTCGTCGCCATCGCGGCCTTCAGCACCCTGTTCGTCATGCCGGCCCTGTTCGTCGTGCTGGGTCACCGGGTCAACAGCGGGCGGATGCCGTGGTCGAAGCCGGGCCGCGCCGGCACCCGGGCACCGATGTGGGGACGGCTGGCCGGTACCGTCATGCGGCGGCCCGCGCTCACCGCACTGCCCGTGCTCGCGGTCCTCCTGGTCGCGGCGAGCCCGCTCCTCGGCATCACCTTCGGCACACCGGACGAACGCGTGCTGTCCTCCGGCGCCGAGAGCCGCCAGGTCTCGGCGGTCCTCCAGGAGAAGTTCGACGGCAACGAAGACGCGGCCCTCCACGTCGTCATCGACACCTCGGTGGGCAAGGCCCCGCTGGCGTCGTACGCGGCCGGACTGTCCGGTCTCAAGGGCGTCGCCCGGGTCGAGTCCAGCGCCGGAACCTACGCCGACGGACGGTCCACGGCCGCCGGCAACCCCGCGCTCGGCCGCCCCGACGCGCAGCGGATCAACGTGGTGAGCGCCCTGGCGCCGAAGTCGGACGCGTCCCAGGACCTGGTCGGTGAGGTGCGGGCGCTCGCCCCGCCCTCCGGATCGCACGCCCTGGTGGGCGGCACCGACGCCGTACTGGTCGACGCCAAGGGCGCGATCGCGGACCGCCTCCCGATCGCGGTGGCCCTGGTCGTCCTCACCACGTTCCTGCTGCTCTTCCTGTTCACCGGCAGCATCGTCCAGCCGCTGCGCGCGCTGGTGCTCAACATGATCAGCCTGGCAGCGACCCTCGGCGTCATGACCTGGATCTTCCAGGACGGCCACCTCTCCTCCCTGCTCGGCTTCACGGCCCAGCCGATGGAGGTGTCCATGACCGTGCTGATGTTCTGCATCGCGTTCGGTCTCTCGATGGACTACGAGGTCTTCGTCACCAGCCGCATCAAGGAGCTCCACGACCTGGGCGAGGACAACGAGAGTGCCGTGACCAACGGCCTCGGGCACACGGGACGCATCGTCAGCGCGGCGGCGTGCCTGCTGGCGGTGAGCTTCTTCGCCTTCGGCACGGCCGAGCTCAGCTTCATGCAGCTGTTCGGCCTGGGCAGCGGCCTCGCCATCCTCATCGACGCCGTCGCGGTACGCGGCATCCTGGTGCCCGCCGCGATGCGGCTGCTCGGCCGGTCCGCCTGGTACGCGCCCGGCTTCCTGCGCAGGGTCCACGGACGGTTCGGCCTCAGCGAGGGCGGCCCCGCGCCGGAACCCGCCGCCGGTTCGCCCGAGTCGCCGTACGTGAAGGACCCGGCCCAGGTCTGA
- a CDS encoding alpha/beta hydrolase family protein yields the protein MTTTGHHRAGAAALLVLALSAPLLGAAPASAAHTPRPPSRAAAANALELPDPTGPYAVGRRTLHLVDHHRTDPWVPSAGDRELMVSVTYPSRPATGTPAPYMTTEEARLLLEARGLDGVVSPETVARTGTHEREGASPARGRFPLVLLSPGFSMPRTTLTSIAEDLTSRGHVVASVDHAYESVGTAFPGGRVLTCVACERAETDEERAAVVRGRAEDMSFVIDELTHGRQAGALSRVIDTRRIGMAGHSIGGAAAAATMAGDRRVRAGADLDGDFFVSPAATGLGGRPFMMLGAEDSHSPGGASGDWSDAWGHLEGWKRWLTVAGAGHFSFTDLPYLGDRLGLPDAAVPLPAEQGWHLTRDYVAAFFDLHLRGIPQPLLDGPSARYPEVVFRQP from the coding sequence ATGACCACTACCGGACATCACAGAGCCGGCGCCGCCGCGCTGCTCGTCCTCGCCCTGTCCGCCCCGCTCCTGGGCGCCGCACCGGCCTCCGCGGCCCACACTCCGCGGCCCCCGTCCCGGGCCGCCGCCGCGAACGCGCTGGAACTGCCTGATCCCACCGGCCCGTACGCGGTGGGCCGGCGCACCCTGCACCTGGTCGACCACCACCGCACGGACCCATGGGTGCCGTCGGCCGGTGACCGGGAACTGATGGTGTCGGTGACGTACCCGTCCCGTCCGGCGACCGGCACGCCGGCGCCGTACATGACGACCGAAGAGGCGCGGCTCCTCCTGGAGGCGCGGGGACTCGACGGTGTCGTGTCCCCGGAAACGGTCGCCCGGACGGGCACCCATGAGCGGGAGGGCGCTTCCCCGGCGCGGGGGCGCTTCCCCCTGGTCCTGCTCTCCCCGGGATTCTCGATGCCGCGCACCACCCTCACCTCGATCGCCGAGGACCTGACAAGCCGCGGCCATGTCGTCGCCTCTGTGGACCACGCCTACGAATCCGTCGGCACCGCGTTCCCCGGCGGCCGCGTGCTGACCTGCGTGGCATGCGAGCGGGCCGAGACGGACGAGGAGCGGGCCGCGGTCGTGCGCGGCCGGGCCGAGGACATGTCCTTCGTGATCGACGAGCTGACGCACGGCAGGCAGGCGGGGGCGTTGTCCCGGGTGATCGATACCCGCAGGATCGGCATGGCCGGGCACTCGATCGGGGGCGCGGCCGCCGCGGCGACCATGGCCGGCGACCGTCGCGTCCGGGCGGGGGCCGACCTCGACGGTGACTTCTTCGTGAGCCCCGCCGCGACGGGGCTCGGGGGGCGCCCCTTCATGATGCTCGGCGCCGAGGACTCGCACAGCCCCGGCGGCGCGTCCGGCGACTGGTCCGACGCGTGGGGGCACCTGGAGGGCTGGAAGCGATGGCTGACCGTGGCCGGCGCCGGGCACTTCTCCTTCACGGACCTGCCCTACCTGGGTGACCGGCTCGGCCTGCCGGACGCCGCCGTGCCGCTGCCAGCGGAGCAGGGGTGGCACCTCACCCGTGACTACGTCGCGGCCTTCTTCGACCTGCACCTGCGGGGTATCCCGCAACCTCTCCTCGACGGCCCCTCCGCCAGGTATCCCGAGGTGGTGTTCCGGCAGCCCTGA
- the acnA gene encoding aconitate hydratase AcnA: protein MSANSFDARSTLRVGDESYEIFKLDKVEGSARLPYSLKVLLENLLRTEDGANITADHIRALGGWDSQAQPSQEIQFTPARVIMQDFTGVPCVVDLATMREAVKELGGDATKINPLAPAELVIDHSVIADKFGTNDAFAQNVELEYGRNKERYQFLRWGQTAFDEFKVVPPGTGIVHQVNIEHLARTVMVRGGQAYPDTLVGTDSHTTMVNGLGVLGWGVGGIEAEAAMLGQPVSMLIPRVVGFKLTGELPAGTTATDLVLTITEMLRKHGVVGKFVEFYGEGVAATSLANRATIGNMSPEFGSTAAIFPIDDETLKYLRLTGRDAQQVALVEAYAKEQGLWLDPAAEPDFSEKLELDLSTVVPSIAGPKRPQDRIVLANAKAQFAQDVRNYVSDDEEAGKESFPASDSPAATNGVPSNPVTVTAPDGTTYELDHGAVTVAAITSCTNTSNPYVMVAAALVAKKAVEKGLTRKPWVKTTLAPGSKVVTDYFDKAGLTPYLDKVGFNLVGYGCTTCIGNSGPLPDEVSKAVNEHDLAVTSVLSGNRNFEGRINPDVKMNYLASPPLVVAYAIAGSMKVDITKDALGVDQDGKPVFLADIWPSEAEVNDVVANSIGEDMFNKSYQDVFAGDAQWQALSIPTGNTFEWDAESTYVRKPPYFEGMTMETTPVSDITGARVLAKLGDSVTTDHISPAGAIKADTPAGKYLTEHGIERRDFNSYGSRRGNHEVMIRGTFANIRLRNQIAPGTEGGYTRDFTQSDAPVSFIYDASQNYQAAGTPLVILAGKEYGSGSSRDWAAKGTALLGVKAVIAESYERIHRSNLIGMGVLPLQFPEGHTAESLGLTGEESFSFAGVTELNNGTTPRTVKVTTDTGVEFDGVVRIDTPGEADYYRNGGILQYVLRSLIRK from the coding sequence GTGTCGGCGAACAGCTTCGACGCCCGCAGCACGCTGCGCGTGGGCGACGAGTCGTACGAGATCTTCAAGCTGGACAAGGTCGAGGGCTCCGCGCGCCTCCCTTACAGCCTGAAGGTGCTGCTGGAGAACCTGCTCCGCACGGAGGACGGCGCGAACATCACCGCCGACCACATCCGGGCGCTCGGTGGCTGGGACTCCCAGGCTCAGCCCAGTCAGGAGATCCAGTTCACGCCGGCCCGCGTGATCATGCAGGACTTCACCGGTGTGCCGTGTGTCGTCGACCTCGCCACCATGCGTGAGGCCGTCAAGGAGCTCGGCGGTGACGCGACGAAGATCAACCCGCTCGCCCCGGCCGAGCTGGTCATCGACCACTCCGTGATCGCCGACAAGTTCGGCACCAACGACGCGTTCGCGCAGAACGTCGAGCTGGAGTACGGCCGCAACAAGGAGCGCTACCAGTTCCTGCGCTGGGGCCAGACCGCCTTCGACGAGTTCAAGGTCGTCCCCCCGGGCACCGGCATCGTCCACCAGGTCAACATCGAGCACCTGGCGCGTACGGTCATGGTCCGGGGCGGCCAGGCGTACCCCGACACCCTCGTCGGCACCGACTCGCACACCACCATGGTCAACGGCCTCGGCGTGCTGGGCTGGGGCGTCGGCGGCATCGAGGCCGAGGCCGCGATGCTCGGCCAGCCGGTCTCCATGCTCATCCCGCGCGTCGTCGGCTTCAAGCTGACCGGCGAGCTCCCGGCCGGCACCACCGCCACCGACCTCGTGCTGACCATCACCGAGATGCTCCGCAAGCACGGCGTCGTCGGCAAGTTCGTCGAGTTCTACGGTGAGGGCGTCGCCGCCACCTCGCTCGCCAACCGCGCCACCATCGGCAACATGTCGCCGGAGTTCGGCTCCACCGCCGCGATCTTCCCGATCGACGACGAGACGCTGAAGTACCTGCGCCTGACCGGCCGCGACGCGCAGCAGGTCGCTCTCGTCGAGGCGTACGCCAAGGAGCAGGGCCTCTGGCTCGACCCGGCCGCCGAGCCGGACTTCTCCGAGAAGCTGGAGCTCGACCTCTCCACGGTCGTCCCCTCCATCGCCGGCCCGAAGCGCCCGCAGGACCGCATCGTCCTCGCGAACGCCAAGGCGCAGTTCGCCCAGGACGTGCGCAACTACGTCTCGGACGACGAGGAGGCGGGCAAGGAGTCCTTCCCGGCCTCCGACTCGCCGGCCGCCACCAACGGCGTCCCGTCGAACCCGGTCACCGTGACCGCCCCCGACGGCACCACGTACGAGCTGGACCACGGCGCCGTCACCGTCGCCGCGATCACCTCCTGCACCAACACCTCGAACCCGTACGTGATGGTCGCCGCGGCGCTCGTCGCGAAGAAGGCCGTGGAGAAGGGCCTGACCCGCAAGCCGTGGGTCAAGACCACCCTCGCCCCGGGCTCGAAGGTCGTCACCGACTACTTCGACAAGGCGGGCCTGACCCCGTACCTCGACAAGGTCGGCTTCAACCTCGTCGGCTACGGCTGCACCACCTGCATCGGCAACTCCGGCCCGCTGCCGGACGAGGTCTCCAAGGCGGTCAACGAGCACGACCTGGCCGTGACCTCGGTGCTCTCCGGCAACCGCAACTTCGAGGGCCGGATCAACCCCGACGTCAAGATGAACTACCTGGCGTCCCCGCCGCTGGTCGTCGCGTACGCCATCGCCGGTTCGATGAAGGTCGACATCACCAAGGACGCCCTCGGCGTCGACCAGGACGGCAAGCCCGTCTTCCTCGCCGACATCTGGCCGTCCGAGGCCGAGGTGAACGACGTCGTGGCCAACTCCATCGGCGAGGACATGTTCAACAAGTCCTACCAGGACGTCTTCGCGGGCGACGCCCAGTGGCAGGCGCTCTCCATCCCGACCGGCAACACCTTCGAGTGGGACGCCGAGTCGACGTACGTCCGTAAGCCCCCTTACTTCGAGGGCATGACGATGGAGACCACCCCGGTCTCCGACATCACGGGCGCCCGCGTCCTGGCCAAGCTGGGCGACTCGGTCACCACCGACCACATCTCCCCGGCCGGTGCGATCAAGGCCGACACCCCGGCCGGCAAGTACCTCACGGAGCACGGCATCGAGCGCCGTGACTTCAACTCCTACGGCTCGCGCCGCGGTAACCACGAGGTCATGATCCGCGGCACGTTCGCCAACATCCGCCTGCGCAACCAGATCGCGCCGGGTACAGAAGGCGGCTACACCCGCGACTTCACCCAGAGTGACGCGCCGGTCTCGTTCATCTACGACGCCTCGCAGAACTACCAGGCCGCCGGCACCCCGCTGGTCATCCTGGCGGGCAAGGAGTACGGCTCCGGCTCCTCCCGCGACTGGGCCGCCAAGGGCACCGCGCTCCTGGGCGTCAAGGCCGTCATCGCCGAGTCCTACGAGCGCATCCACCGCTCGAACCTCATCGGCATGGGCGTCCTCCCGCTCCAGTTCCCGGAGGGTCACACCGCCGAGTCCCTCGGCCTGACCGGCGAGGAGTCCTTCTCCTTCGCCGGCGTGACCGAGCTGAACAACGGCACCACCCCGCGCACCGTCAAGGTCACCACCGACACCGGTGTGGAGTTCGACGGCGTCGTCCGCATCGACACCCCCGGTGAGGCGGACTACTACCGCAACGGCGGCATCCTGCAGTACGTGCTGCGCAGCCTGATCCGCAAGTAG
- a CDS encoding VCBS repeat-containing protein, translated as MAETAGRTHRRTAARAAAAALTAGLVATGASAVAADSPQPSAAAAESAQAPAAAAAAAAAVTPRFALYGANSAGTLYAYTGNGKGGLTARANKGSGWTGVSAILQVDNDNKANGYSEGLWFRETNGNVGYLKFEGEKPVKVGSGWNIYNKLVSPGNIGGAAAGDLLARDSKGDLYLYLGYGTGKVTGRIKVATGWNIYTEIAGNGDLTGDGKNDVVARDKSGVLWLYKGTGNQKAPFAKRTKVGSGWNQYNRLVSTGDISGDGRTDLLARNAKGELYLYKGTGKAAAPYQAKVKVGTSGWNSYKFLF; from the coding sequence GTGGCCGAAACCGCTGGCCGTACCCACCGACGCACTGCCGCTCGCGCGGCAGCCGCGGCGCTCACCGCCGGCCTCGTCGCAACCGGCGCCTCCGCCGTGGCCGCCGACTCCCCGCAGCCGTCGGCTGCGGCCGCCGAGTCCGCCCAGGCACCCGCTGCCGCCGCAGCGGCGGCAGCCGCCGTCACCCCCAGGTTCGCCCTGTACGGCGCCAACTCGGCGGGCACCCTGTACGCCTACACCGGGAACGGGAAGGGCGGGCTCACCGCCCGCGCGAACAAGGGATCGGGCTGGACCGGTGTCAGCGCCATACTGCAGGTCGACAACGACAACAAGGCCAACGGCTACAGCGAAGGCCTCTGGTTCCGTGAGACCAACGGGAACGTCGGCTACCTGAAGTTCGAGGGCGAGAAGCCGGTCAAGGTCGGCTCCGGCTGGAACATCTACAACAAGCTGGTCTCCCCGGGCAACATCGGCGGCGCCGCCGCGGGCGACCTGCTCGCCCGCGACTCCAAGGGCGACCTGTACCTCTACCTCGGCTACGGCACCGGCAAGGTGACGGGCCGTATCAAGGTGGCCACCGGCTGGAACATCTACACCGAGATCGCCGGCAACGGCGACCTGACCGGCGACGGCAAGAACGACGTCGTCGCGCGTGACAAGTCCGGCGTCCTGTGGCTGTACAAGGGCACCGGCAACCAGAAGGCGCCGTTCGCCAAGCGCACCAAGGTCGGCAGCGGCTGGAACCAGTACAACCGGCTGGTCTCCACCGGCGACATCAGCGGGGACGGCCGCACCGACCTCCTCGCCCGCAACGCCAAGGGCGAGCTCTACCTGTACAAGGGCACCGGCAAGGCCGCAGCCCCGTACCAGGCCAAGGTGAAGGTCGGCACGAGCGGCTGGAACAGCTACAAGTTCCTCTTCTGA
- a CDS encoding TetR/AcrR family transcriptional regulator, with the protein MPADEHVTVPQTLRQRRRAAATREILDAAEQHIAQSGPAALSLRAVARGLGMTVQALYHYFPSREALVTELIAKAYGDLADAVQAAVDTAPGGTAPDEPGLPRLVIAAEGYRRWAVAHPERFQLLYGTPLRDYAAPVEGPTTQAMRRMSSIFEREMFDGFTVAQLAAAETPALSPELRAYLEQLPHYGPGRLPPPATALLLSAWGHLNGLVILEVFGHASFLGGHQAEIFRMAMRNLLDDVHRQIPASASASASASTGTGAGPSG; encoded by the coding sequence ATGCCTGCCGACGAACACGTGACGGTCCCGCAGACCCTGCGCCAGCGCCGCCGGGCCGCCGCGACCCGGGAGATCCTGGACGCCGCCGAGCAGCACATCGCGCAGAGCGGTCCCGCCGCCCTGTCCCTGCGCGCGGTCGCCCGAGGTCTGGGGATGACCGTGCAGGCGCTGTACCACTACTTCCCGAGCCGCGAGGCCCTCGTCACGGAGCTGATCGCCAAGGCGTACGGGGACCTGGCCGATGCCGTGCAGGCCGCCGTCGACACCGCCCCGGGCGGCACCGCCCCGGACGAACCCGGCCTGCCGCGCCTGGTGATCGCGGCCGAGGGCTACCGCCGGTGGGCCGTCGCCCACCCGGAGCGCTTCCAGCTCCTCTACGGGACGCCGCTGCGGGACTACGCGGCCCCCGTCGAGGGCCCGACGACGCAGGCGATGCGCCGGATGAGCTCGATCTTCGAGCGCGAGATGTTCGACGGGTTCACCGTGGCGCAGCTCGCCGCCGCCGAGACCCCCGCGCTCTCGCCCGAGCTCCGGGCGTATCTGGAGCAGCTGCCGCACTACGGTCCGGGGCGGCTGCCGCCTCCCGCGACCGCCCTGCTGCTGAGCGCGTGGGGACACCTCAACGGACTGGTCATCCTGGAGGTGTTCGGGCACGCCTCGTTCCTGGGCGGCCATCAGGCCGAGATCTTCCGCATGGCGATGCGGAACCTGCTGGACGACGTCCACCGCCAGATCCCCGCGAGTGCGAGTGCGAGTGCGAGTGCGAGCACGGGCACGGGTGCGGGCCCCAGCGGCTGA
- a CDS encoding class I SAM-dependent methyltransferase, whose protein sequence is MTERGEDQGYLLDNQQSEAGIRFGALAELFDPVTFRHIDRIGITEGMRCWEVGAGGPSVPAGLAERVGATGQVVCTDIDVSWAREAASDVVEVLRHDVAADPPPPGGFDLVHARLVLVHVVDRAEALRRMVRALRPGGVLLLEDADPGLQPLLCPDESGPEQRLANRLRSGFRELMAGRGADLAYGRTLPRRLREAGLLDVRADAYFPITSPACTVLEAATVRQIRDRLVAAGIASDADIDRHLSNVATRELDLATAPMISAWGRRPQGGFRPDQDSRSA, encoded by the coding sequence ATGACCGAGCGCGGCGAGGACCAGGGGTATCTGCTGGACAATCAGCAGTCGGAGGCGGGCATCAGATTCGGCGCGCTGGCCGAGCTGTTCGACCCGGTGACGTTCCGGCACATCGACCGGATCGGCATCACCGAGGGCATGCGGTGCTGGGAGGTCGGGGCCGGCGGCCCCTCCGTACCCGCAGGTCTCGCCGAACGGGTCGGCGCCACCGGCCAGGTGGTCTGCACCGACATCGACGTGTCCTGGGCCAGGGAGGCCGCCTCCGACGTCGTCGAGGTGCTGCGCCACGACGTCGCGGCCGACCCTCCGCCGCCGGGCGGCTTCGACCTGGTGCACGCCCGGCTGGTCCTGGTCCACGTCGTCGACCGGGCCGAGGCCCTGCGTCGCATGGTCCGGGCGCTGCGACCCGGTGGCGTGCTGCTCCTGGAGGACGCCGACCCGGGGCTCCAGCCGCTGCTGTGCCCGGACGAGTCGGGCCCCGAGCAGCGGCTGGCCAACCGCCTGCGGTCCGGGTTCCGGGAGCTCATGGCGGGGCGCGGGGCCGATCTCGCGTACGGCAGGACCCTGCCCAGGCGGCTGCGCGAGGCCGGACTGCTCGATGTGCGGGCGGATGCCTACTTCCCGATCACCTCGCCGGCCTGCACCGTGCTTGAGGCCGCGACCGTCCGGCAGATCCGTGACCGGCTGGTGGCGGCGGGGATCGCGTCCGACGCGGACATCGACCGCCATCTCTCGAACGTCGCCACCAGGGAACTCGACCTGGCGACGGCCCCGATGATCTCGGCCTGGGGACGCCGTCCGCAGGGCGGGTTCCGACCGGATCAGGATTCGAGAAGCGCCTGA
- a CDS encoding glutaredoxin domain-containing protein: MMRAWILPMLYLLCGAAVATGSLLEGSIGTAVTLLLVFLALAGLHSPLIFPRSTGAREAQRLSAADGRPVVFWRPGCAYCMRLRIRLGRSAGRLHWVNIWRDPEGAAAVRAVNDGNETVPTVFVAGLPHTNPDPAWVRGQLAPRRG, translated from the coding sequence ATGATGCGCGCCTGGATCCTGCCGATGCTCTATCTGCTCTGCGGCGCAGCCGTCGCGACGGGGTCGCTCCTGGAGGGGAGCATCGGCACGGCGGTGACACTCCTGCTGGTGTTCCTGGCGCTCGCCGGCCTGCACTCGCCCCTGATCTTCCCGAGGTCGACCGGTGCGCGGGAGGCGCAGCGCCTCAGCGCGGCCGACGGCCGCCCGGTCGTCTTCTGGCGGCCGGGCTGCGCGTACTGCATGCGCCTGCGCATCCGGCTGGGCCGCAGCGCCGGCCGGTTGCACTGGGTCAACATCTGGCGCGACCCGGAAGGGGCCGCAGCGGTGAGGGCGGTCAACGACGGCAACGAGACCGTGCCGACCGTCTTCGTCGCGGGCCTGCCGCACACCAACCCCGATCCCGCGTGGGTGCGCGGACAGCTCGCCCCTCGTCGGGGATGA
- a CDS encoding FG-GAP repeat domain-containing protein: protein MAKTSGRRPGRAATRLAAAAITAALVGTGTAAFAAEPGDAPMFGLAGLDSAGTSYYYTPTGNGAIEKRVQLDTGWKNVKFLGRVDNNADNVADGRWQLGTNGDIHYYANDNSAAKKIGYGWDIYNKLVSPGQFGGAEGGDLLGRDGKGDLYLYLGYGDGTVTKRLKVGSGWNIYSDIAGNGDLTGDGKSDIVARDKSGVLWLYKGTGNQHAPYAKRTRIGSGWNQYNTVFAPGDIDLDGIADLVARNAKGELYLYKGTGKAAAPYKPKVIIGTSGWNTYRLFF, encoded by the coding sequence GTGGCCAAGACTTCTGGCCGTCGGCCCGGACGGGCTGCCACCCGTCTCGCCGCCGCCGCGATAACCGCGGCCCTCGTCGGCACCGGCACCGCCGCCTTCGCCGCAGAGCCGGGTGACGCGCCCATGTTCGGCCTCGCCGGTCTGGACAGCGCGGGCACGTCGTACTACTACACCCCGACCGGCAACGGCGCCATCGAGAAGCGCGTGCAGCTCGACACCGGCTGGAAGAACGTCAAGTTCCTCGGCCGGGTCGACAACAACGCCGACAACGTCGCGGACGGCCGCTGGCAACTCGGCACCAACGGCGACATCCACTACTACGCCAACGACAACTCCGCGGCGAAGAAGATCGGCTACGGCTGGGACATCTACAACAAGCTGGTGTCCCCCGGCCAGTTCGGCGGAGCCGAGGGCGGAGACCTGCTGGGCCGCGACGGCAAGGGCGACCTGTACCTCTACCTCGGCTACGGCGACGGTACGGTCACCAAGCGCCTCAAGGTCGGCTCCGGCTGGAACATCTACAGCGACATCGCCGGCAACGGCGACCTGACCGGCGACGGCAAGAGCGACATCGTCGCGCGTGACAAGTCCGGCGTCCTGTGGCTCTACAAGGGCACCGGCAACCAGCACGCCCCGTACGCCAAGCGCACCAGGATCGGCAGCGGCTGGAACCAGTACAACACCGTGTTCGCGCCCGGTGACATCGACCTGGACGGCATCGCGGACCTGGTCGCCCGCAACGCCAAGGGCGAGCTCTACCTGTACAAGGGCACCGGCAAGGCCGCAGCCCCGTACAAGCCCAAGGTGATCATCGGGACGTCGGGCTGGAACACCTACCGCCTCTTCTTCTGA
- a CDS encoding VOC family protein, with product MDITIHTSVLPHDDPDASLAFYRDALGFEVRSDVGQGRMRWITVGPAGQPDTSILLAPPAADPGVTEDERRTITEMMAKGTYGWILLATRDLDATFEKVQAATTEVVQEPTEQPYGIRDCAFRDPAGNMVRIQELR from the coding sequence ATGGATATCACCATTCACACCAGCGTCCTTCCGCACGACGATCCGGACGCGTCCCTGGCCTTCTACCGTGACGCCCTCGGCTTCGAGGTCCGCAGTGACGTCGGTCAGGGACGGATGCGCTGGATCACGGTCGGCCCGGCCGGTCAGCCCGACACGTCCATCCTCCTGGCGCCCCCGGCCGCCGACCCCGGGGTCACGGAGGACGAACGCCGCACCATCACCGAGATGATGGCCAAGGGCACGTACGGGTGGATCCTGCTGGCCACCCGGGACCTCGACGCAACGTTCGAGAAGGTGCAGGCGGCCACCACCGAGGTCGTCCAGGAACCGACCGAGCAGCCGTACGGAATCCGCGACTGCGCCTTCCGCGATCCCGCCGGCAACATGGTCCGCATCCAGGAACTCCGCTGA